The Phycisphaeraceae bacterium genome segment GCGGGTCTGGTGGCCCGTCGTCGTCGTCGCGCCTGAATGCGATGACCGCATCGTGAGCGCCCGACCAGTCGGTCGCTCCTGAGAGACATCACCCAGCCCGGCCCGCCTCGCGCGGGCCGGGTTGCTTTTTGGCGATCTTTCTCCCGGTGTTCGGACGATGCAGGATTCGGCGTTCCATGATGGCGCGGACAGGAGGTCCGTGATTTCCAACTCCAAGGTGGTCGATGCGGCGTCCACCCTGCGATTATCTGCCTACAGTCACCGCACGGAGGATCGTCCGATGGGTGGATCACGAATCGTCGGGGCGGGTCGTGCCGGGGGTTTGTTCCGAGGGCTGACGCGGGGGATGATCGTGTCCGGGTGGGTTGCCGGCGGGGTGATGCTGGCCGCCATCGCGGGAGGCGGCCTGCTGGGCGGGTGCAGTTCGTTCACGGCGGACTTCGCCGCGTTGACCGAAGACCTCATGCCGCCCACCCCCAGCGAGGCGGCGGTGATGATGATGGACCAGTACGACGCCGAGAAGCGTCGCCGGGGAACATCCCTCATCGCCAACTCACCCTTCGGCGGGGCTGATCCCTACGTCAAGTTCTACGCCGACCGGCTCAACCCCGATCACCCGGACCGGGAGACGAACCCGATCGTGATCGCCACGCTCATCCGGGCGCTGGCGCGTCATGGTCAGCCGCCTCACGCGCTGACCATCGCCACGTATCTCACCCACGAGTCGATCCAGGTGCGGTGGGAGGCGGCCAAGGGCCTGCAGCGGCTGCACAACCCCGCCGTCACGGGCGCCATCTGCGCCGTGGTGCTCAGCGAAGCCCAGCCGGCTGATGTGCGGGTGGAAGCGGCGGACGCGCTGGGGCAGTACCCGGAGGATCGGTCGTTCCAGGCGCTGGTGGCGGCCTTGTCGGCGCGGGAACTGATGCTCAACCGCATCGCGGCCCAGTCGCTGGCCACGCTGACCGGGCAGGACTTCGGGGAGGACGCCCGCGCCTGGCTGCGCTGGTACAACAACAATCCAGCGCCCTTCGCGGGCAAGCGCGAATACCTCTATCCCACCTACCAGCGCGACGACACGCTGTTGGAAAAGGTGGCTTTCTGGAGCAGGAAGACGTGGGAGACGCCTCAGCAGCCCGCGGGACTTCGGCCCAGCGAGCACAAGTCCACCTATGGCGACGCCGATAACAGGAGCGGCGGGTCGGGCGGCTGATGCCCGCTCGCCTCGATGGTCCTGATCCCGGCTTGCCTGGCCCGATTCAGTCAGGGAGCCGGGGGAGTTGTCATGCCCAGCGCATCCAATGCGACATCCCGGCGCGGTCCACGCAGCGCGGCCGAGGGCCTCACCGCATCGAAGGTCATCGGAGATGGCGTCATGCGAGCCCTCGTGGCGGAGCGCGGCGCGGCGCGGCTGGAGCGCCGTCATCCGGTGCCCGCGGCGCGAGAGGGTGAGGCGATCCTGCGCGTGACACGGGCGGCGGCGTCACGGCTCGAGGTCGAGGCGGCGTCCGGATTGTTCGGCTTCACCGGCGTGCCGGGGTGCGATGGCGTGGGCGTGGTGGAAACCGGCGGCGGGAGAAAACTGGCGGGCAAGCGGGTGGTGTTCTCACCCGTCGTCTCATGCGGCCGGTGCGCCCTGTGTACGCGCGGGCTGCCCGTCCACTGCCGCAAGCGCGAGGTGACGGGGCTGCTGGGGCGCGACGGCGTGCTGGCGGAGCGCGTCGCGGTTCCGACGCGCAACCTGGTCGAGGTTCCCGAGAACGTGGACGACGATCGGGCGGTCTTCGCCCACGCGGTGGGGGCGGCGCTGCAGGCCTCGCGCCAACTGCGCATCGAGGGCAAGCCCTACATCACGGTGCTGGGCGATGGTCACCTCGGGCTGATCACGGTGCAGATTCTGGCGCGGCTCAACGCCTCGGTGCGCCTGCTGGGGCGATTCTCGGAAAAGCTCGCCCTGTGCGAGAAATGGGGCGTCAAGCATCGGCACATCGACGACGTGGGACGCCGGGCCGATCAGGACATCGTGGTGGACTGCACGGGCGCGCCCGACGGCCTGGAGCTGGCGATGCGCCTGGTGCGCCCGCGCGGCAAAATCCTGCTCAAGTCGCTGATGAGCCAGCCGACGCTGCAGGGCGCCGGCGCGGTGGGCGGCGTGGACCTGTCGCCGCTGGTGGCGTCCGAGGTTGAACTCATCGGCTCCTTCGGCGGCTCCGTGGCGGACGGGTTGCGCCTGATCGAGCAGGGCAGGGTGGACGTGGTGTCGCTCATCACCCGACGCATGCGACTGGACGACGGTCCGGCCATTCTGCGCGCCGCGGGCAGCCCGGAGAGCATCCGCGTGCTGGTGACCCCGTAGCGAACCTATCCTCGGTCATGCGCATTCTTCTGACCGGGTTCGAACCGTTTGGCGGTTCATCGGTGAATCCCTCGCGCGAAGCGGTGCTGGATCTGGCCGCCGGCTGGGCCGCGGGCGGCGCAACCGAAGTGGAGCTGCACGCGCTGATTCTGCCCGTGGTGGGGGGCGTCGCACCGCGGCGCGTGTGTGAGGCGATCGACCGGCTGCGACCGCACGCGGTGGCGTCGGTGGGTGAGTCATCGCGGGCGAGCGCCATCACGTTCGAGCGGCTGTTCATCAACGTGCGCGACTACCGCATCCCAGACAACGCGGGGCGAACGGCGCGCGAGCGACCGATCGTGCCCGGGGGACCGCTGGTGCTGGAATCATCACTGCCGATCGACGCCATGCGTCGCGCCGTGCGGAAGGCGGGCGTGGCGGAGGCGGCGTCGTACCACGCGGGCACGTTTCTCTGCAACGAAATCGCATACGCGACGCAGGCGCACCTGAGAGCATCGAGGTCGCGCGGACGCATCCCCGCCGGGTTCATTCACGTGCCGCGATTGCCGGCGCAGTTGGCGGGCTCGCCAGCGGGCGAGGCCGCTGCGCCGTCGATGCCGCTGGAGGACATCGTGCGCGGACTCGATGCGGCGCTGCGGGCGCTCATCCGGTCGTTGAGAGGTGCTCACACGCCATGACCAGGTCGCGGACCTCATCAGCGCAGCCCCACGACAGCGTGAAGCCCGCGCCGCCGTGCCCGTAGTTGTGGATGACGTGGCAGCCGTCGCCGAGCGGCCGGCGCTCCAGTCGAACGGCGTCACGACCGGGCCGCAGTCCGACGCGCACGCCCAGCACACGGGCGTCGGCAAGCCGGGGTTCGAGTCGGCGGCAGGCGTCAAGGATGCTCCGCGTGACCGATTCATCCGGCTCGACAGTCCACTCGCCTTTCCGCGACGTGCCGCCGAGGATGCAGTCGTGCGTGCGCGGAATGAGGTAGGTCACGCCTCGCGGGTGGTGATCGTCGGAGAAGCCGCGCGTGATGCCGGGGGGGCGCTCGACGCGGACGACCTGCCCCTGGATGGGGTACACGGCGTCGTCGCCGACCAGTTCCCGTGCGCCCAGCCCCGTACAGTTGACGATGATGCGGCGCGGGGCGCGCAGTTCATCGAGCGACGTCACATCGCGCTGTTCGATCACGGCGCCGAGCGCCGAGGCGCGATCCATCAGCCAGGGCATGTAGACCGAGGTGTCGGTCACGGGAGCGTCGATGACCCATCCGGCGCGGTAGCCCGTGGGCAGTTCGTGCGCCGCAGCCGGACGGGCACCGGGGATCATCGTGGCCCACCACGGCGTGGCGTTCGCGTCCTCGCCGCCGCCCGGTTGGATGAGTTCGACATACGGGATGACGGAGACGCCCGGTACCCCCGCGCGGGCCATGTCATGCAGGGTGCGGTACGTCGCCGCGCCCCACGCGGTGACCTTGTCGCGCGGGCCGGCCATGTAGGGGTACCACACGGCGGCCGCCACGCTGGAGGTGATGTGGGGCGCGACGGCCCGGGCGAGGAGCCGCACGGAGAAGCTCGCTTCGAGCAGCCGGATGGCGCACGACAGCCCGGAGACGCCCGCTCCGATCACGACGATCTCGTTGGTCCGCGCCGATCCCATGAGCGGCGATTGTACGACCGGGCCGGCATCCGTCGCAGGGGCGGTCGAATGCCCCCGTTTCGGGTTCCCATCACCGCCCGCTACAATCGCCGGCTTTGAACGATGATCGTTCGACAACCGGCGGCATGGATGAGCCAGCGGTGGAGGTCTCGACCCCCCTGAACCCCGATGCCCCGCCCAGCGGCCAGGCGGTGGTGGAGGAAACCGAGGCCCTTGGGCAGACCGAGGGCGTCATCCGCTCCGGCAAACTGGCGGGCAGGACGCTGTGGTCGGCGGTGTGGATTCTCGCCCTGCCGATCATGCTCCAGCAGACCATGCAGGCGTGCGTGGGGCTGTTCGACAAGATCATCGCCGGCTCGCTGCCGGGCGACATGGTGGTGCCCGCCATCGACGGCTTGGGCGTCGGGGCCTACGTCGGCTGGTTCACGGGCATCGCCATGGCGGGGCTGGGCATCGGCGGGCAGGCGATCATCGCACGGGGCATCGGTGGGGGCGACACGACGCTGTCCGCCCAGGCGCTGGGACAGTCGATCTCGCTGAGCGTCATCTGGGGCGCGCTGGTGGGCGTGACGCTGTGGTACGCCGTCACCCCGCTGGCGGCGGTGTGCGAGCTGACGCCCGCCGCCACCATGTACGCCGAGCAGTACGTGCGCGTGATTGCGGTGGTGATGCCCTTCACGGGCATCATGATGGTGGGGGGGATGTGTCTGCACGGGGCGGGCGAGACAGCCAAGCCGTCGATCATCGCGCTGGCGGTGAACGTGGTGAACATCCTGGCCTCGTGGACGCTGTCGGGCGTGGATGTCAGCGTGGGTGGAAGCGTCGTCGAAAACCCATTCCCGTTCGACCTGCACGTCTATGGCATCGCGGGCGGTACGGCGGCGGCGTACGTGGTCGGGGCCATGATGACCCTGCACGTGCTCATCCGCGGTGTGCGCGACCTGCGTCTGGAGGCGCCGCGGCTGGCCCCGGATCGTTCGATGACCTGGCGCATCGTACGCATCGGCGTTCCGGGCTTCGCCGAGGGCATCTCGATGTGGCTGGTGAACCTGTTCGTGCTGCGCTTCATCGGCGAGATCGCCCTGCGCGAGGCGCAGCGCGGCGGATCGGGCGAGGGGCTTCAAGGAGCGCACATCATCGCGGTGCAGTGGGAGGCGTTCAGCTTCCTGCCCGGCTTCGCCATCGGCACCGCGGCTGGGGCGCTGGCGGGGCAGTACCTCGGCGCGGGCAATCCGCGCATGGCCCGCAAGGCCATTCTGGTGTGTTTCGCCGTCGCCGCGTCAATCATGGGGGTGCTGGGATTCGTCTACATGTTCGCGGGTGAGTTCCTCACCGCGATCGTCAGCACCGCGCCGGTGCACCTGGAGAACGTGCCGCCCGTGCTCTTCATCTGCGGGCTGGTGCAGGTCTTTTTCGCGGGCGTGCTGGTCATCAGGCAGGGGCTGCGCGGGGCGGGTGACTCCACCTGGGCGTTCATCATCACCTCGGTGTCGTGCTATGGCGTTCGGCTGCCTGCGGCGTACATCCTCGGGGTGACGTACGACCTGGGTCTGCCGGGCGTGTGGATCGCCCTGTGCGGCGAACTCATCGTGCGCTCACTGCTCTTCGGCGGGCGCTTCCTGCACGGCGGGTGGGCGAGGATTCGCGTGTGACCGCGACCGGGCGCTTTGACTGGAACGCAAGGTCGAGACGATCAGAAGAAACGGCGATGGCGGCGTCATCACGCCCCGAGCGCCAGCCGCTCCGCCAGGATCGACGGCAGGCCCGCCGCATGGGTGGCGTCCTGCGCGGCGTCGATGTCGTACATCACGCGTCGGATGGTGAATGTCCAGCGGCGCGTGTTGAGCACGCCGAAACTCGCCCGTGGGTCGTTGTCACGCGGCTGGCCCACCGAGCCGGGGTTGCAGATGTAACGGCGTCCGGATTTGAGGGCGAGCGACTGTCCGTCCAGCAGCGGGAATGATGCAATCTCGGCGGGCTTGAAGTAGTCCTCGACGTTGGCGCTCGGCGCCTCGAATACCGCGGGCACGTGGGTGTGACCGACCAGGCACACTCGAACATCCACGCCTCGAAACGCGCGGGCCGCCATGCCCGCGTCGTGGATGTAGTCGTTCGGCCCCGGCACCGGGCAATTGTGGATGCACATCACGTCGTTCTCGACGTAGGTGACTTCTGGCAGCAATCGAAGCATGTCGAGCTGATCCGCCCGCATGGCCTCGCGCGTCCAACGGATGGCTCGAAGGGCGTTGCCGTTGAAGGTGGCGGCTGCGGCGAGGTTGAAGGCCGCCTCGTCGTGATTGCCGCGCACCGAGTGGCGGCAGCGCGCCATCACGAGATCGAGGCACTCGCCCGGGAATGGGCCGTACCCGACGATGTCGCCCAGGCAGATGATCTCGCGCAGCCGCAGGCGGCGGATTTCCGCCAGCACGGCCTCGAGGGCGTGCAGGTTGCCATGGATGTCCGAGATGACCGCGATGCTGGTCATGCGTCTCCCGTTTATCGGGTGGATCGGGGGAGAATGTCAGTGAAACGCAGGAGGAAGGCGTCAAGGGATCAGGGCATCGAGACCTTGGAACGTGCAGCGATCCAAGCCGCTCGGAACCGGGCACCCGGGACTCGCGGCGAGGCGCGATCTGGCGCAAGTTCTGCGCGTCGTGCCCAAAGGCGCTTCAACCCTACACTTGTGTGTACCGTCCGCAAGGAGTTCCGATGCCTCTGTCGTCCGAGCAGATTCTCGATGCCCTTCGTACCGTGCAGGATCCCGACCTGAAGCGCGACCTCGTCACGCTGAACATGGTCAAACAAGCCGAATCGCGCGGCAGCACGGTGGCGGTGACGATCGAGCTCACCACGCCCGCCTGCCCCATGAAGGATCGCATCCGCGCTGACGTGGAGCAGGCGATCCGGGCGAAGAGTGCGTCGGCTGGCCAGCCAGTTGATGGTGTTGACGTGACATTTACCGCCAACGTGCGCACGCCGCAGGACCAGTTTCAGGGTCGTTCTTCCCCGCTGCCGGATGTGCGGCACGTCATCGCCGTGGGCGCCGGCAAGGGAGGCGTGGGCAAGTCCACGGTGTCGGTGAACCTCGCCGTCGGGCTGGCGAGACAGGGGGCGTCGGTCGGGCTGCTCGATGCCGACATCTACGGCCCCAGCGCGCCCACCCTGCTGGGGCTGGAAGGTCATCGCGTGCGTCTGAAGACGGAGCAGATCCTCCTGCCCATCGAAGTGCATGGCATCAAGGTCATGACCATCGGCAAACTGGTCGATCCCGACAAGGCGCTCATCTGGCGCGGGCCGAAGGCGCATGGGGCGTTCAACCAGCTGGCGATGCAGACGGAATGGGGTGAACTGGATTACCTGATCGTGGATCTGCCGCCCGGCACCGGCGACGTGCCACTCTCGCTGGCGCAGCTGCTGCCGCTCAGTGGAGCCGTGATCGTGTGTACGCCGCAGAAGGTGGCGCAGGATGACGCGCGGCGGGCGGTGCGTATGTTCCAGCAGTTGGGCGTGGAGATTCTCGGCATCGTCGAGAACATGAGCTACTTCGTGGGCGATGACGGCAGGACATACGACCTGTTCGGGCGCGGCGGCGCGCAGATGATGGCGACGGATCTGTCGCTGCCTTTTCTGGGCGCGATGCCGATCCACATGGACCTGCGGGTCAACAGCGACGCGGGCACGCCGCTCAGGAACTGGGGCAACCCCGTGCTGGCGCGAGAGATCGACCACGTGTGCGGCGAAGTGGCGCGGCAGGTCGCCATGCGGGCGATGGCCGGCAAGTTCGTTCAGCCGACGCTGTCGATCCGGTAGCGTCCGGGTGAATCATGCCCGGATGCGAGGATCGACCGTGGCGCGTGTCGCCGCGCGTGTTTCATCGCTGAACCCCTGGCGCAGTCGCTGCCACACGCTCACGGTTGCCTTCCGGGCGGCGGGCAGGCCGCGATGCCAGACGGCGTGAGCCGAATCGCGGACGGCGTTCGTGGTGGTTTCACTGGCTCGGTTCAGTCGATCGCGCCAGCCCGGAACGGCGGTTGCGGATGAGCGGGAGGCGCTGGCGTCGCTTGCATCGGCATGGGACGATGGGGGCGCGGGGAACGACTTCGCCGGATCGGCGCCGGACGAAGCAGGGGCATGACCGGCATCGCGCGACATCCACGCGCGAGCGATCGTGCAGCCCAGGAGACACGTCATCAGCAGGCCTTGCAGTCCGAAGCCGACGGGTGAGATGGAGGCAAGATATAGCGTGCCCAGCGTCCACCACGACGCCCAGCCGATGAGGACCGCGTGACCGAGGCGCCGGAAACGGCGGACGGGCAGCAGCGTCATCACCGTCGCGGTGATGACGGCGGCGATCTGCGTCCACAGCAGGGCCGTTCCCAGCCAGCCGGCATAGGTCAGCCCCCACACGGTGTGATCGACGCCCGCGGACTCCAGCCCGAAGACGCGGCCCTGGCCGCCGCTCAGGGCGATCCAGACCAGCCCAAAGATGCTGGCGCCAATGAAGAACCACGAGCCGCCCAAAGCCCACTGGCGACGCGTGAAGCCAGGGTTCGCGGCCTGCGCGACCCGGCGAACGGCGGCGGGGGGGTTCCAACCAGGCATGATGCGTCTCCCAACGGCGGGTTGCCATTCGGTGATTGGGAGAGCGGGGGGTCGGGTTTCATTCAACCGAGAGAGAGCAGAAACGTGACGAAGCGGTACTGGACGACCGACGAGGCGATGAACAGCACGAAGAAGGACGCCAGCCGCCACGGGGCGGCGATGATGGAGCGAGCGCGGGATGAACTGTCGCCGGGATCAACGCCGCATTCGGAGCACACGCCTCGCGGCTGGCCGCGCCGGTCGTAGCCGCAGTTGGGACAGAGGTGCGGGGTGACCGGCCGGCGGATTCGGAGTCCCATGACCGCGACCGGCAGCAGCATGAAGTGAATCGCCGGTAGTTGAGTGAAGAAAAACGTCTCATCCATGCCGAAGAGTCGGACCCCGGCGGCGACGAGCCCCAGACTGAGGGGAGGAAGCGTCACCAGCGGGGTGGTGAAACGAATCGACAGACCCCACCCCGCGAGGCAGAACGGCGGCGAGAGAATTAGGCCGCACAGTCCCCCGATCACCAGACGCATCAAGCCCGGCTGAGAGAACAGCCCCTGGTGGGCCGCCATCGGCGCTGCGTTGATGAGGCCAACGGCGATCGACGTTCCCACCAGCAGGCCGATTCGCAGGACCGTTGTCCCTCGGGGGGCTTTCGTGACATGTGCAACACGGTCGCCCGCGATCGTATTTCCACCCGTCTGTTCCGATGGGTCTGAATCCGTCACGGGCGCCATGCTAGCACAGGGCTCACGCGATGGCGGCGACGGGCGAGGGTTTGACACGCCTTCTCCGGGCGATACGCTGCCCGTATGGACCGCGGAGATCACGTCCAACACAGCATTCGCACGGTTGGTCCCGTGATTCGCGCCGACCTTGGCCGCCGCAGCACGCCCAACCCCGCCGACGATGCCGGGATTGCGGCGCTGGCTTTTCAGCACGATCTGGTCCTGTTGATGCGAGATCGTCTCTTCGAGTCCGTCCCGCGGGCGCCGCGGCGATGACCCGACCCCGCTACGACCTGCTCGCGATCGACCTCGATGGCACGCTGCTGGGGCGCGACGGCGGCGTGTCTTCGGCCAATCGCCGCGCGCTGCAAGCCGCCCGCGATGCCGGCATCGAGGTCATCATCGCCACGGGCCGTGCATGGGTCGAATCGCGACATGTCCTCCACGACATCAGGCACGAGGGGGTGTTCATCGGCGCGGGCGGGGCCACCCTCAATCGGTCCGAGGACGGCGCCACCCTGCGGCGTCACGTGATGGACCCCACGCTCACCGTCCGCATCGCGAGGTCGTTGATTCGTCACGGCCACCTCGCCCACCTGCTCAAGGACGGCCCCCGATCGGGCTACGACTACTTCATCGTGGGCGAGGGCGAACTCGACCCGGCCACACAGTGGTGGTTTCGCTCCTTTCCCGTGCGGGCCAGATTCGCCGAGTCTGTGGAACTCGATGACCACCCTGACGAGACGCTGCGCTGCGGCACAGTGGCGGTGTCGGGTTCGCTGCAGCGCGTGGTGGACGAACTGCGCGAGGACCTGGGCGACCAGGTCTTCATGCAACACTGGGCCGCCGTCACAGAATCGCAGGCGGTCGGCGCCGCCACGCACCTGCTGGAGGTGTTCAACCCGCGCGTGGACAAGTGGACCATGCTTGCGGAGTACGCCGCCCAGCGGGGCGTGCCGCCCGAGCGCATCGCGGCCATCGGCGACGGGCTGAATGATGTGCGCATGGTTCGGCAGGCGGGACTGGGCGTCGCCATGGGCAACGCCGACCCGCGCGTGCGCGACGCGGCCGACCGTCACGCGCCGGATCACGACCGCGACGGCGTGGCCTACGCCATCGAGCGTCTCTTGCACGGCGCGTGGTAATCCGCATTCTCTCAACCAGTGGGCCGCTCGATCCAGCGCGTGAAGCAGCGGTTGCACAGGGTCAGCCGCACGTGCCGGTGAACCTGATCCATCAGCTCCCGCTCCGACAGATCGCGCATCGACTCCACGAGCGAGGCGATGCCGTCCCCTTCGTCCTCCGCCGGATCATCCCCGTCTGGCGGCGAGGGGTCGGCGACCGCGTCGATGGCGACCACCCAGAACTCGCCGCGCCCCGTCCGAAGCAGCGCGCCGCAGCGGTGACAGAGTGACGGATCGGCCTCCACGGCGGATGATAGGGGTCGAGCGCGCGTTTGACGGAATGCGCCCTGATCCTCACGAGGATATGTCCGCCCCCTCCCGCACGGCCGACACGGCCGTGGCATGCGGCGAGCGTCTCGCGTCAGACCTCGAATCGCATCTGATCGCGATCGCGGATGAAACGAAGCTCCAGGTATCGAGCCACGTAGTCGAGAATGCTCGTCGTCTCGGGAATCGAGGGATTGCTCGTCGGCCCCATCGGCTCGAAGCGCATGCCGCGGAAGCGGTCGCAGGCGTCCTGCAGGGGCAGGCCGTACTGCAGGGCGATGGAAAAGGCCCGGCAGAATCCCTGGATCAGGCCGGAGAGCGTGGAGCCCTCCTTGCTCATCTTGATGAAGATCTCACCCGGCTGGCCGTTCTCGAACAGCCCGACTGTCAGGTATCCCTCGTGTCCGGCGATGGCGAACTTGTGCGTGACGGACCGGCGCGTGGTCGGCAGCACGCTGCGTCGGTTGGCGGTAAGCATGGGTGGTTGCACCTCGTCGGCCATGAAGACACTGTAGGTCGCAGACGCGGCGCGTCGATGACGCTGATCCGTCTGGCGTCCCGCGGTTGAAGATATCGGTCTGCCCGCCGCGTTCTGTGCATATTCAGGTCGGCGTGGCGCTCAGACGCCAACCGATCAGTGCGCCGCCAGTGACCAGTGCGGCGAGGCCCAGCACGATCCGCGGCGCTCCCCGCAGGTGAGTCGCTCCAGCCACCCCGAGCGCCGCCAGAATCAGCAGCGACCCTTCGATGGCAAGGTGGGCGAAGCCGGTCGCCACGCCGAACGAGGCGGCCTGCAGGATCCGGTCGTCACCGTCGGACCCGCCTGCGGAGAACCACGTCGCCCGCACCAGCCGGGCCACGGACACCATGCCCACGCACAGCATCGCGCCGTAGACGGCCGCCCATGCGCCGATCGAGAGCGTCGCCAGCGGGCTGTGCCTGGCGAGGATGCCCAGCGTCATCGCCCCTTGCAGGACGACGACGCCCGTGGCGAGTCGGAGCGGTTCGTCAGTCCGCATCAGAGCCGTCAGGGCGGCCTGCGCGGCTGAGAGGATCAGAATCACCAGCAGTCCGCCGGGCACGTGCGGCTCAGACCCGTGGGGCGGCACGCGGGGGGTGTTGACCCACAGCAGCACCACCGCGGAGGCGAAGAGCGTCTGCCCGACGCCGATCGACAGCCGGTTGGCCGATGCCAGCAGCAGCGTCACCGCGCCGACGAGCGCGAGCATGAGCAGGGGGAAGAGCGCCCCGCGCAGCGACAGCCGCCGCGAGACGCCCAATGCAACCGCCCCGACCGCCAGCAGGGCGAACCCGACGGCTGGCGCGACGGTACGACCGCTCCACCACGGTACATCTGCCACGGGCCGTGCGGCCAGGGCGATCAACGGACCGATCAGCACGATCGGTAGCCACAGGTCGGTCATCAGCCCTCTGGCCGATCCGTGCGACATCGCCGGGCTCGCCAAAGCGGGCGCGACCGAGCGGATCACCGTTCGCACCAGCAGGGCGGCGGCAACGGCGTGGATAGCGAGAAGCAGCCAGTCAACCATGCGGGAGGCAGTGTAGCGATGCCGCGCGACCACCGTCCGGGCGCGACTGCCGTCCGCGTGGCGATACGCCCGTATGCTTGCCCGGATGCAGACGCTCTCCGACATCCGGGCCATGCTGGCGGCCAGGGGCATCACGCCCAAGCATCGGCTCGGGCAGAACTTTCTGCACGATCAGAATCTCATCCGCAAGTTGATTGACGCGGCGGGCGTCGCGGCGGGCGAACTCGTGCTCGAGGTCGGCCCCGGCACGGGCGCGCTCACCGAGGCGATGCTGGAGCGCGGTCTGACGGTTGTCGCCGTGGAACTCGACGCCGACATGGTCGCGATCATCCGCGAGCGGCTGGCGCGGCATCTCGGCGGCTCGCTCACGCTCATCGAGGGCGACTGCCTCGACGGCAAGTACGCGCTCAACCCCGCGATCGCCGCCGCCCTTGCCGGGCGATCCTTCACCCTTGTCGCCAATCTGCCCTACAACGCCGCGACACCGCTGATGATGAACCTGCTGGTGGATCACCCGGAATGCCGCGCGTTGTTCATAACGATCCAGAAGGAAGTCGCCGAGCGGCTGGTCGCGAAGCCGGGCACGAAGCAGTACGGGCCGCTCGCCATCATGGCCCAGATGCTGGCGGCGGTGGAGGTGATCGCCACGCTGCCGCCTACCTGCTTCTGGCCCGCGCCCGAGGTGACAAGCGCGATGGTGGGGGTGAGGCGGAGGGGAGAAGAGAAGCCGTCAGCCGTCAGCCATCAGCCGCCGGTGGAACCG includes the following:
- a CDS encoding HEAT repeat domain-containing protein is translated as MISNSKVVDAASTLRLSAYSHRTEDRPMGGSRIVGAGRAGGLFRGLTRGMIVSGWVAGGVMLAAIAGGGLLGGCSSFTADFAALTEDLMPPTPSEAAVMMMDQYDAEKRRRGTSLIANSPFGGADPYVKFYADRLNPDHPDRETNPIVIATLIRALARHGQPPHALTIATYLTHESIQVRWEAAKGLQRLHNPAVTGAICAVVLSEAQPADVRVEAADALGQYPEDRSFQALVAALSARELMLNRIAAQSLATLTGQDFGEDARAWLRWYNNNPAPFAGKREYLYPTYQRDDTLLEKVAFWSRKTWETPQQPAGLRPSEHKSTYGDADNRSGGSGG
- a CDS encoding alcohol dehydrogenase catalytic domain-containing protein encodes the protein MRALVAERGAARLERRHPVPAAREGEAILRVTRAAASRLEVEAASGLFGFTGVPGCDGVGVVETGGGRKLAGKRVVFSPVVSCGRCALCTRGLPVHCRKREVTGLLGRDGVLAERVAVPTRNLVEVPENVDDDRAVFAHAVGAALQASRQLRIEGKPYITVLGDGHLGLITVQILARLNASVRLLGRFSEKLALCEKWGVKHRHIDDVGRRADQDIVVDCTGAPDGLELAMRLVRPRGKILLKSLMSQPTLQGAGAVGGVDLSPLVASEVELIGSFGGSVADGLRLIEQGRVDVVSLITRRMRLDDGPAILRAAGSPESIRVLVTP
- a CDS encoding pyroglutamyl-peptidase I; translated protein: MRILLTGFEPFGGSSVNPSREAVLDLAAGWAAGGATEVELHALILPVVGGVAPRRVCEAIDRLRPHAVASVGESSRASAITFERLFINVRDYRIPDNAGRTARERPIVPGGPLVLESSLPIDAMRRAVRKAGVAEAASYHAGTFLCNEIAYATQAHLRASRSRGRIPAGFIHVPRLPAQLAGSPAGEAAAPSMPLEDIVRGLDAALRALIRSLRGAHTP
- a CDS encoding FAD-binding oxidoreductase, producing the protein MGSARTNEIVVIGAGVSGLSCAIRLLEASFSVRLLARAVAPHITSSVAAAVWYPYMAGPRDKVTAWGAATYRTLHDMARAGVPGVSVIPYVELIQPGGGEDANATPWWATMIPGARPAAAHELPTGYRAGWVIDAPVTDTSVYMPWLMDRASALGAVIEQRDVTSLDELRAPRRIIVNCTGLGARELVGDDAVYPIQGQVVRVERPPGITRGFSDDHHPRGVTYLIPRTHDCILGGTSRKGEWTVEPDESVTRSILDACRRLEPRLADARVLGVRVGLRPGRDAVRLERRPLGDGCHVIHNYGHGGAGFTLSWGCADEVRDLVMACEHLSTTG
- a CDS encoding MATE family efflux transporter, giving the protein MNDDRSTTGGMDEPAVEVSTPLNPDAPPSGQAVVEETEALGQTEGVIRSGKLAGRTLWSAVWILALPIMLQQTMQACVGLFDKIIAGSLPGDMVVPAIDGLGVGAYVGWFTGIAMAGLGIGGQAIIARGIGGGDTTLSAQALGQSISLSVIWGALVGVTLWYAVTPLAAVCELTPAATMYAEQYVRVIAVVMPFTGIMMVGGMCLHGAGETAKPSIIALAVNVVNILASWTLSGVDVSVGGSVVENPFPFDLHVYGIAGGTAAAYVVGAMMTLHVLIRGVRDLRLEAPRLAPDRSMTWRIVRIGVPGFAEGISMWLVNLFVLRFIGEIALREAQRGGSGEGLQGAHIIAVQWEAFSFLPGFAIGTAAGALAGQYLGAGNPRMARKAILVCFAVAASIMGVLGFVYMFAGEFLTAIVSTAPVHLENVPPVLFICGLVQVFFAGVLVIRQGLRGAGDSTWAFIITSVSCYGVRLPAAYILGVTYDLGLPGVWIALCGELIVRSLLFGGRFLHGGWARIRV
- a CDS encoding metallophosphoesterase family protein, whose protein sequence is MTSIAVISDIHGNLHALEAVLAEIRRLRLREIICLGDIVGYGPFPGECLDLVMARCRHSVRGNHDEAAFNLAAAATFNGNALRAIRWTREAMRADQLDMLRLLPEVTYVENDVMCIHNCPVPGPNDYIHDAGMAARAFRGVDVRVCLVGHTHVPAVFEAPSANVEDYFKPAEIASFPLLDGQSLALKSGRRYICNPGSVGQPRDNDPRASFGVLNTRRWTFTIRRVMYDIDAAQDATHAAGLPSILAERLALGA
- a CDS encoding Mrp/NBP35 family ATP-binding protein: MPLSSEQILDALRTVQDPDLKRDLVTLNMVKQAESRGSTVAVTIELTTPACPMKDRIRADVEQAIRAKSASAGQPVDGVDVTFTANVRTPQDQFQGRSSPLPDVRHVIAVGAGKGGVGKSTVSVNLAVGLARQGASVGLLDADIYGPSAPTLLGLEGHRVRLKTEQILLPIEVHGIKVMTIGKLVDPDKALIWRGPKAHGAFNQLAMQTEWGELDYLIVDLPPGTGDVPLSLAQLLPLSGAVIVCTPQKVAQDDARRAVRMFQQLGVEILGIVENMSYFVGDDGRTYDLFGRGGAQMMATDLSLPFLGAMPIHMDLRVNSDAGTPLRNWGNPVLAREIDHVCGEVARQVAMRAMAGKFVQPTLSIR